In the Musa acuminata AAA Group cultivar baxijiao unplaced genomic scaffold, Cavendish_Baxijiao_AAA HiC_scaffold_500, whole genome shotgun sequence genome, one interval contains:
- the LOC135660681 gene encoding probable protein phosphatase 2C 59 isoform X2: MGYLNSISGLQADGAPVSGGGLSQDGKFGYGYASCPGKRSSMEDFYETRIDSVDGEIVGLFGVFDGHGGAQVAEYVKQNLFSNLLRHPKFITDTKSAIADAYNHTDAEFLKSENSQNREAGSTASTAVLVGDRLLVANVGDSRAVICRGGDAIAVSRDHKPDQTDERAKD; the protein is encoded by the exons ATGGGGTATTTGAACTCCATCAGTGGGCTTCAAGCAGACGGTGCTCCGGTCAGCGGGGGAGGACTCAG TCAAGATGGGAAGTTTGGTTATGGGTATGCAAGCTGTCCGGGGAAAAGATCTTCGATGGAAGACTTCTATGAGACGCGAATTGACAGCGTTGATGGAGAAATTGTTGGCTTGTTTGGGGTCTTTGATG GTCATGGCGGTGCCCAAGTAGCAGAGTATGTTAAACAAAACCTCTTCAGCAACTTACTCAGGCATCCAAAGTTCATTACCGATACAAAATCAGCTATAG CTGATGCATACAACCACACGGACGCAGAATTTTTGAAATCTGAGAACAGCCAGAACCGAGAGGCGGGTTCAACTGCATCAACAGCTGTCCTTGTTGGTGATCGTTTGCTCGTTGCAAATGTTGGGGACTCTAGAGCTGTCATATGTAGAGGAGGAGATG CTATAGCTGTCTCAAGGGATCACAAGCCTGACCAAACAGATGAGAGAGCAAAGGATTGA
- the LOC135660681 gene encoding probable protein phosphatase 2C 59 isoform X1: MGYLNSISGLQADGAPVSGGGLSQDGKFGYGYASCPGKRSSMEDFYETRIDSVDGEIVGLFGVFDGHGGAQVAEYVKQNLFSNLLRHPKFITDTKSAIADAYNHTDAEFLKSENSQNREAGSTASTAVLVGDRLLVANVGDSRAVICRGGDGRPLILKSVLLSSIMCNGFLYLI, from the exons ATGGGGTATTTGAACTCCATCAGTGGGCTTCAAGCAGACGGTGCTCCGGTCAGCGGGGGAGGACTCAG TCAAGATGGGAAGTTTGGTTATGGGTATGCAAGCTGTCCGGGGAAAAGATCTTCGATGGAAGACTTCTATGAGACGCGAATTGACAGCGTTGATGGAGAAATTGTTGGCTTGTTTGGGGTCTTTGATG GTCATGGCGGTGCCCAAGTAGCAGAGTATGTTAAACAAAACCTCTTCAGCAACTTACTCAGGCATCCAAAGTTCATTACCGATACAAAATCAGCTATAG CTGATGCATACAACCACACGGACGCAGAATTTTTGAAATCTGAGAACAGCCAGAACCGAGAGGCGGGTTCAACTGCATCAACAGCTGTCCTTGTTGGTGATCGTTTGCTCGTTGCAAATGTTGGGGACTCTAGAGCTGTCATATGTAGAGGAGGAGATGGTAGGCCCCTCATCCTTAAATCAGTTCTCTTATCATCAATTATGTGTAACGGATTTCTGTACTTAATCTAG